One Dermatophagoides farinae isolate YC_2012a chromosome 6, ASM2471394v1, whole genome shotgun sequence genomic window carries:
- the LOC124493248 gene encoding UBX domain-containing protein 6: protein MQKIKDLFNKKKGDLTFKKAGPGYRLNDNASQRPTSSTSSSGMGRILGSGQSIQSNESQPKRHGGPDENVAKATLARLETRPNSTTTTTSVNKSTLYDIMAEEKQKFEKELKMKDDMEEKRRLQQQQQQEQLKQMENPFKEFEEAQRFTCQTLDINDSIPFKDIIRQIKSSIYDNFTDDPVLRSAMIVFNCNRSIDDGPNNGGRNVRLQNCLDILLKIVSNLLNAENNEQLEKFKRVRRSKIEQKVLSLDGTLDFMFAIGFTIDDKDSDWLVYVNDDDEAGRKAKMTYLKDLISNPQIIPIELDRQVKLIDQSIPVDVESDDQITSANIKEYHSNLERTRQIEEMFISRETKAKLLVTNPNLSNYRSIFTKLRFKFELTGEMQLIEAVFYSQETLADVKKWFLEQYGNVCDGQSVQFKQGLSLLTNENDTLDILKLSPASTLLAVVVH from the coding sequence ATGCAGAAAATTAAAGATTTAtttaacaagaaaaaaggTGATCTAACATTCAAAAAGGCTGGACCTGGCTATCGTCTCAATGATAATGCATCACAAAGGCCTActtcatccacatcatcatcgggtATGGGACGAATATTAGGTTCAggtcaatcaattcaatcgaatgaatcaCAACCAAAACGTCATGGTGGTCCAGATGAAAATGTAGCTAAAGCTACATTAGCTCGTCTGGAAACAAGACCAaattcgacaacaacaacaaccagtgTAAATAAATCTACACTATACGATATAATGGCcgaagagaaacaaaaatttgaaaaagaattaaaaatgaaagatgATATGGAAGAGAAACGTCgtcttcaacaacaacaacaacaggaacaattgaaacaaatggaaaatcctttcaaagaatttgaagAAGCACAACGATTCACTTGTCAAACTTTGGATATAAATGATTCGATTCCATTCAAAGATATTATCCGACAAATTAAATCATCCATCTATGATAATTTTACTGATGATCCTGTTCTTCGATCAGCTATGATTGTATTCAATTGTAATCGATCTATCGATGATGGTCCTAACAACGGTGGCCGCAATGTTCGATTACAAAATTGTTTGgatattttgttgaaaattgtatCAAATCTATTGAATGCCGAAAATAATGAACAGctagaaaaatttaaacgtGTACGACGATctaaaattgaacaaaaagtTCTCAGCCTAGATGGTACATTGGATTTTATGTTTGCCATTGGTTtcaccattgatgataaagattcTGATTGGCTAGTCTacgtaaatgatgatgatgaagctgGAAGAAAAGCTAAAATGACCTATCTAAAAGATTTGATTTCCAATCCACAAATCATTCCGATCGAATTGGATAGACAGGTTAAactgatcgatcaatcgatacCAGTAGATGTTGAATCAGATGATCAAATAACATCGGCTAATATAAAAGAATATCATTCGAATCTTGAACGAACACGTCAAATTGAAGAAATGTTCATCAGTCGAGAAACAAAAGCCAAACTTTTAGTTACGAATCCAAATCTAAGCAATTATCGTTCGATATTTACAAAGCTTCGATTTAAATTTGAGCTAACTGGTGAAATGCAATTAATTGAAGCAGTGTTTTATTCACAAGAAACATTGGCCGATGTAAAAAAATGGTTTCTAGAACAATATGGTAATGTATGTGATGGTCAATCCGTTCAATTCAAACAAGGTCTATCATTATTgaccaatgaaaatgatacattggatatattgaaattatcacctgcatcaacattgttggccgttgttgttcattaa
- the MCPH1 gene encoding microcephalin, translating into MKSNTKLMMKSATKNHRHNLSDNMELIKNLEKMIRLSKCCLKCQHDELPLKMIKCGHLFCSNCLSHLSQCPSCFCHFDQTDINDDVLFEQLADKCLKLQKTLFTNETLGNDHLDDSGDINHNLTVVIDNEMKIKSNTITTMENQPLKHDCCIEKMLHHTLQANICPTINNIMQKLIDPLIVSHHSEQKSSPPSFKLDVSVQTDQIPVIIQSTKSIQTDQIPVIIQSTKSIQTDPLPVIMQSWKSIQTDPMPVIMQSTKSIQTDPLPVVNFSSQSVQTDAMQTSVFSSNSKQTEAISTNESSMVKSTSINVKSSQNDESPVKIPTYFQPLLTSTDKKNKKKKNLPFLSSNEDSDYSVPLKRFCTYSSSSSSSSSSSSDTYNHFVILCSNLEQIQKRRLSKAAISLNFELVKEWSLNVTHLVVGSAPGTKKSDLLTTRSFKYLMALTANKWIVHWDWITASLANGSLVDAEPYEIKGVKNCDKLGCPNESRRMKIALFKNCAIHFSSLINSSVSLDELKQIVQLGRGTIVDQLEQLGVILLKMPHLKPILIHNEHKYEKGADLNDSICCLSVSEFFEIICRLKSVS; encoded by the coding sequence atgaaaAGCAACAcgaaattaatgatgaaatcagCAACGaaaaatcatcgtcataattTATCCGACAATATggaattgataaaaaatttggaaaaaatgattcgtcTATCGAAATGTTGTCTTAAATGTCAACATGATGAATtgccattgaaaatgattaaatgtGGCCATTTATTCTGTTCAAATTGTCTATCTCATTTATCACAATGTCCATCatgtttttgtcattttgatcaaacagatattaatgatgatgtattgtTTGAGCAATTAGCAGATAAATGTttaaaattgcaaaaaaCTTTGTTCACAAATGAAACCCTTGGTAATGATCATCTTGATGATTCTGGTGATATCAATCATAATTTGACTGTagttattgataatgaaatgaaaattaaatcaaatactataacaacaatggaaaatCAGCCATTGAAACATGATTGttgcattgaaaaaatgttgcATCATACATTACAAGCGAATATTTGTCCAACTATCAACAATATCATgcaaaaattgatcgatccATTGATAGTATCTCATCATTCCGAACAgaaatcatcaccaccatcattcaaattggaTGTATCGGTTCAAACTGATCAAATACCGGTAATTATACAATCAACGAAATCCATTCAAACTGATCAAATACCGGTAATTATACAATCAACGAAATCCATTCAAACTGATCCATTGCCGGTAATTATGCAATCATGGAAATCCATTCAAACCGATCCGATGCCAGTAATAATGCAATCAACGAAATCCATTCAAACCGATCCTTTACCGGTagttaatttttcatctcaATCCGTACAAACTGATGCTATGCAAACATcggttttttcatcaaactccaaacaaacagaggcaatatcaacaaatgaatcatcaatggtaAAGAGTACGTCTATTAATGTGAAATCTTCTCAAAACGATGAATCACCAGTGAAAATTCCAACATATTTCCAGCCATTGTTGACAAGTactgataaaaaaaataaaaagaaaaaaaatctcccATTTTTATCGAGCAATGAAGATTCTGATTATTCTGTTCCACTGAAACGTTTCTGtacatattcatcatcatcgtcatcatcatcgtcatcgtcatcagatacttataatcattttgtcaTACTATGTTCCAACCTtgaacaaatacaaaaacgGCGATTATCTAAAGCTGccatttcattaaattttgaattggtCAAAGAATGGTCATTGAATGTCACACATCTAGTGGTTGGTTCGGCACCTGGAACGAAAAAATCTGATCTTTTGACAACTAGATCATTCAAATATCTTATGGCATTGACTGCCAATAAATGGATTGTACATTGGGATTGGATCACAGCATCATTGGCAAATGGAAGTTTAGTTGATGCTGAACCGTATGAAATCAAAGGAGTGAAAAATTGTGATAAACTTGGCTGTCCAAATGAATCAAGACGAATGAAAATTGCtttgtttaaaaattgtGCTATACATTTTTCCTCATTGATTAATTCTTCAGTAAGTTTGGACGAATTAAAACAAATTGTACAGCTTGGACGAGGTACGATTGTCGATCAATTAGAACAACTCGGTGTAATATTGCTCAAAATGCCTCATCTAAAACCTATTTTAATCCATAATGAACACAAATATGAGAAGGGTGCTGATCTCAATGATTCTATCTGTTGTTTATCtgtttcagaattttttgagATTATTTGTCGATTAAAAAGTGTTTcataa